The stretch of DNA CTCTATCGGAAAAACAGTAGAATTTAATGGTCAAACCTTTGATGTTCTTGATTTGGCACATTTTAATTTCAATGATGTGGACATTGCTTTATTTTCCGCGGGCGGGAGTGTTTCCAAACAATATGCACCCATTGCAGCGGAAGCCGGCTGCATTGTCATCGATAACACCTCCTGCTTTCGTTACGAAGACGATATTCCTTTGGTCGTTCCTGAAGTAAATCCAGAGCGCATCAGGGATTACCAGAATCGAAACATTATCGCCAACCCCAATTGCTCTACTATTCAGATGGTTGTCGCCCTAAAACCTTTACATGATGCAGTGGGCATTTCGCGCATTAACGTGGCAACTTATCAGGCTGTCTCCGGAACCGGAAAAAAAGCGGTCACCGAACTGATTAATCAGGTGGGTGAGTTACTTAACGGCCGTCCACCCAAAAGTTCAGTCTATCCCCAGCAAATCGCTTTTAATGTGCTGCCGCATATTGATGAATTTCAGGATAATGGTTACACCAGAGAAGAGATGAAAATGGTTTGGGAAACCAAAAAAATCATGGAAGATGATAGCATTCTCGTCAATCCTACAACCGTACGGGTTCCTGTTTTATATGGCCATTCAGAGGCAATCCATCTCGAACTCAAAGCGCCCCTATCGGTAGAAAAAGCAAGAGAATTACTGAAAAAAGCCCCTGGGGTGGTTCTGGTCGATGATCCGGCAAAGCTTAAATACCCGACACCAATAACCCATGCGATTGGTCATGATGAAGTATTTGTGGGCCGCATCAGACAGGATATCACTCATCCCAATGGGCTTAATATGTGGGTGGTTGCTGATAATATCCGAAAAGGTGCTGCAAGCAATGCGGTTCAGATTGCTGAAATTCTGCAAAGAGAGTATTTGTAATCGAAAAGGCTTGAAATTGAAAAAATAGGCCCAAATATAAACAAATGGGAGTTTAGGCATAGATATCTATCCATCACTCCTATGCCCTGAGAGGTGGTCACAAAATTTAAATATACTATAAGAGCCTACGTACCCCGCTTTATGCGGGGTATCCAAAAAGGGTAGTGAGTTCTAAAATGCTTTTGCCAATCAGACGCATTGCCTGGATACCCCGCATAAAGCGGGGTACGTAGGGATTTAACATTATAATTATAAATCAATGTGTTATATTCCAATTTTGTTACCATCTCTCAGGGACAAGCCAAGGGACGTAGGTGTACACACTCGAGGAGCTTGGGTGCTGAGAGCTGACTGCGTTTTTAGAGATGTGTATATACCAATGTATGGAGAGGTGGTACTTTTTAAAAAAGTTTAATAGCAGGTTTGAATAACCTATACTTTTATTAGTTTCTTAATGTAGGCCACGAAAATGTCATTGCTCAAGAGGCGGACAAAACAACCAAAAGATTTTGTAATCACCCAGCATCCCCGGGATCAAACAATGAATGCCGGGTACAGAGCCACATTTTCGGCTGTGGCGCAATCGGAGTCGGCCGCTGTTTTTGTTCAATGGCAAATCAGCAGAGATCAGGGGAAAAGCTGGCTTAATATTCATAATGCCAATCACAATACCTACACTACAGAGCGGCTAACCCCGACTGCAAGCGGTAATCTTTATCGTGCAGTGTTTTCTGACGGAAAAAAATTAGCATTGGCCTCTGATGCTGCCCGATTGACGGTGATTGATGTATTGAACCGCGGCAGGACGAGGGGGCTGCCAGGTGTCGATATTCCTGATCGCTTCGATCAAAGTTCTTATCTGGTTGATGAAAACCGTTCCATTGAGCGCAAACGGCGTTTACTCGAACAGGATGGACACCGCAGGCTGGCGAGAGTTCATGCACGCGAACACAATGACGAGGAAGTGAACAGAAGCCCGGAAGGTGAGCTGCAGAACTCAATCATGCAGCATCCGCTATTGGCTGATCAGCGCTATGATGGCTATGATCCAAATGTTAACCCTGAACCGTCGCTGAATTCGGAGGCGCGCCGGGAATTTGATAATGAAAAGCGTAAACAGGAACAGGAAAAACAATTGCGATTGGGTAATATGCCCAAGTTCACCGCACCAAGACCGAGTCCTAATTAATGACAATTGCAAATGATATTATTAGCGGCCGCATGCCTGACTTTGAGTTCTATCTGCGACAGGGCGAATCTCTTGACGATATTGACGAGTATGGGTTTACGCCTCTAATCGAATGCGCAGTCGCCAAACGGCCTGAAATTGCAGCTCAGCTGCTCAGCCGAGGAGTCAATGTTAACAAACCGGACGTCACTGGACGAACTCCTTTGCATTGGGCGGTAGACAATAATGATTTAAATATGACGCGTCTATTGCTGGAACATCGGGCTAATCCGAACGCCTATACAAATGCCGGCTTGTCTATTCTGGTCTATCCGGTTTTACGTAGTCAGGACAGTTTAAAGCAGATTCTTTACCAACATGGCGCAAAACTTGATTTTGCCCTTGATTTTATTTTGGGTAAATTGCTGGGGCATCGTTTTGAATTGCAAGGGGATGTGGATATTGTCAATGCCGATAATGAATTCGTCGAGCTTGATTATGAAGGCTTCATTCTGGAATTTACTGTCGCTATTCTGAAAGATTCGCTGCGACGCTTTATCAGTTCCTATTCAACCCGGCATTTGCGGGGCTATTTTCCTTTGCTGTACACCATTATGGATGGCTTTAGCGCCGCTGCTGAGCTGTTGCAGCTACAGCATCAACCAGTATTCACCGAGCAGCATTTTGCGCATCTGAATAATTTACTTAAGTCACCCATCCTGATTCTTCCGGCTGCGAGCCGTGGACATGCCCTGGGATTTGTACGCTATAAAAACTGGTGGGCTAAAATTGACCGTGGTGAAAACAGTTTAAAGGAAGGCTCTGTTAATATATACCGTTTAGGGCGGCCTGACGCGGTTAATCTGCCTTTTTTAAGGGAATTTCTTTATAAAAAGCAACCTCGCAGTTTCTTTCATCAAACCATTAATCAGCTATTGGGATTGAGCCCTGTTCTTCAAATGCCAATCAGTTCTCAAATCAGCGGTAACTGCTCTTGGGCCAATATACAGGCTATCGTGCCTGTGGCTTATGCACTGCAGGAATTGGAGGAAAGTAAGCATTTTTCAGTGGATACAGCGCTGGCTTTATATGATACCTGGGTGGAGTGGGATAAAGACAGAGCATTAGATGATGCAATCCATCGCTTTTACCGCGCAAATAGCCTGAGGCAGGCCAGTATCTGCTCCATGCTGGCGGCAGTACTTTATCAGTCCTGCGACTATAGCAATCCCCATCATTTGATGCGGGCTGAAAAAATTCTGACCCTGCTAACCCTTCCTGATTATTATTATATCTTAAGAAGCTATCTGGAAGAGTATTGCATTAATCGTCTGACCCGGCGTGGCAATAATCTGCTAAAAATACTCGATGATTGCGGTATTAATCCAAATATCGGCGTAACGCCGATTGCGACTGGTTTAAAGGAAAGAAAGTAGCAGATTCATTGATTTTAACTGCCAATTTTGTTTTTATTAGCCTTTCGTTCAAACAAGAATGTTTATGTTTAAACCATTGTACCGTTATTTGTTTCGCTGGGAGTCTTTAACTAAAGAAGAAGTGCTTGAAGCTGACCATTTTTTTGCCTCTTATTCTAAAAACTCAGGTTTTAAAGGCTATATCTATGCTTTAAATGTTGACTTATATAATGCGCTCTATCCGAATTCGCAGGATAGAGGGTATGCGCATGTGGCCAGCGATTCTCATCTTAAGGTTATGTTTGGCTTGCTCAATCAGCAATACTCTTACTTTAAAGAAGTTTCGGATAGGTTATTTAACGCCTTTAAAAATTATTATTTCCTTTTTGAAACGCTTCAGATCAATGAAAAACCTCAGGACAAAGTCGACTCATTCAGATATGCCTATAATGTATTGCTGTGCTTAGGCGATAATATTGAAGCGGCGCTTGATTATCTGGATAATAACTGCGATACCCGGATACCATGGCAAACCTTATTAAATTACATCCCCCCGAAATTACCCGCCATTGAAATAGAATGCTGGCAACGCTTGTTCCTTGAGGATTTTATAGCTGCTAAAGGATTGTTTCATCTGGCTGCCGTGATTGAAAAAGCGCTTGGGAGACCTCCTGTAAATATTGGCGAAGCACGCACTGCCGCAAGAGCCTTGCAATATGCCTCTCGTGCATCGCATCCAGAATTTGCAGCGTTTTGTGTTGAGCACTTTGTTCCGGAATCGGTGTATGAGTTATGCATTAGCGCAAATCAGGAGAATAGCCGTCAGGGTTTTAAAGCTATCTTAAGCCATTTCAACGACGAGCAGCTCCTTGAAATGATTGAAGTAGCGCCCATTGCTAACCTGAATATCGCAACGATCGAACTCCTCTTGAAGAGTCTGCAAACAGAGGATAGACAGATAAAATGTCTGCGGCGTTTCGAGTCGAAAATTAGCAATATTCAGAAAGAATACGAATTTTTTAAATTGTTTGATGCTCTTGGAAGTGCAAAAGCTCAGCAGCAGATAGTAACTATTGCTTCTGTGGAAAAACTGCGCGTCTATCTGGATTGCTTTTACACATTGGAAATGTATCTTAAATCCATAAAGCCTGAGTTTATTCCAGACTTCCTGTCAAGGATTGTTGGCCCAGAGAAGTTAAATGTTCTGGTTTCACAAGAGTTTCACTATGATAAATTGCTAAAATTTCTCAAGCCCTTGGAAATACGGCACCTCGCATTTCTACAAAATCTGTTTAGCCTTGAAAAACTGCGCCTTTTTGCAAAATCAAGCTCATCTCTGGCTGCGCAATTAAGCGCGCTGCCGCTGGATTGCCATTTGGAATATTTGAAAGATATCGTAGGACCAGAGCAATTAAAAACCGTGATCGGCCAAAACTATTGCATGTTAGCCACTTTGCTTAATCCAGTGAAAGATATTCACAGGAAAAGCATACTGTTTGATATTCTTGGGGAAGAGGAAGTACAGGCTACAATCAAATCCTATGGTGATCTGCGTGCCAGACAAACAATCGAAGCTCTTATTCATCCTGAGCACCGTAAGGAGTTTAGGAGGCGACTGACTAATGCCGCTGAGAAAGAAGCAAAAGACTGGGTTAAAAAACAACGTCAAATAATTATAAATAATCCATTTAAAGTAGGTTTGTGGGGTATGGGAGGCGGTGGTGTCGATATTACTCTTCCCGATAAAAGTCAAAAGCGAGTACCTGGGACAGTTGGAAAGCTATGGGAGTATTCATGTAATGCCCGGGCAAAAAAAACCTCTTATATAGATGCCAAAAGGGATATGGAGCTTTGCCTGAGCCAAAGTAAAAAGAAAAACGACTGGGTAACCTTTTTCTCCAGAGGAAAGGAAACGAAAAGATATTATAAACAGGAGACTGCGGCTCTGGACGAAAATCCAAAAAATGAGTTTTCAAGCTAGAATTTCTGTTATGATGCTTATTTATATTTGATTTAAATAACGTGCTCTCACAACCCTGTGAAATATTAGCCGGCGTAGGCCCCGCGCTGGCAGGCAAATTGCAAAACTGCGGGATTAATACCATCGCTGATTTAATCTTTCATCTGCCTTTTCGTTATCAGGACAGAACGCGGGTGACTGCTATTTGTGATTTGAGACCTGATGATCATGCGGTTATTATGGGACGTGTTTGCAAAACAGAAGTTAAATACGGCAAACGGATGATGCTTTATTGTTATGTGGAAGATAAAACAGCAGTCATCAAACTTCGATTTTTTCATTTTAACAAAAACCAGGTCAAGGCATTGCAGCCAGGCCAGTTACTGCGTGCTTTTGGTGAAGTCAAAGAATTCTCTCATCAGCTGGAAATGATCCATCCGGAATATCGATTATTAGAAGATGAACAGGATATGCGGGTGGAGGAAACCTTAACGCCGATTTACCCAGGCACAGAAGGTTTAAGTCAGAGCCGTCTCCGCCAATTAGTGAAATTAGCGCTTGCCGCCAGTCAGCCAGTTTTGCAGGAGCTGGAATGGATGACTGAGCAGCAGTTGAAGAGTCTGAATTTTTCTTCAATTCATGAGTCTTTAACGCTCTTACACCAGCCGCCTCCGGATATTGCCCTCTCCTTGCTGGAGGAAGGCAAGCATCCAGCCATGCAGCGACTGGCTTTTGAGGAACTATTAGCGCAGCGCCTAAGCATGCAATTCGCCAGACGGCATCGCAACCATTTATCGGCCCCCTGTTTCAAGGATAAAGGGGATTTGAAAGCACAGTTTATTGCCAATCTTCCCTATCCGCTGACGTCCGCTCAGTTACGGGTTGATTCAGAAATAAGCGCTGATCTTGCAATGGAAAAACCAATGCTTAGGCTGGTGCAAGGGGATGTAGGCTGCGGTAAAACCACTGTGGCCGCTTTGGCCAGTTTGCACGCTATCGAGAGTGGCTATCAGGCCGCCTTTATGGCGCCAACCGACTTACTTAGTGAGCAGCATTTCCTTAATTTTCAACGCTGGTTTGAGCCTTTGGGAATTCAATGCCTTCGTCTCAGCGGAAAAATGAAGCTTAAAGAGCGTCGGGAAACCTTGCAAAAGCTGAATTCACATGAAGGCCATCTGCTGATTGGAACACATGCACTGTTTCAGGAGCAGGTGGAGTTTGCCCAATTAGGACTGGTCATTATTGATGAGCAGCATCGCTTTGGTGTTGAGCAACGTCTGTCACTGCAGCAAAAAGGCCAGATTGATTCATTGATTCCTCATCAGCTATTAATGACGGCAACCCCCATTCCAAGAACCTTGGCGATGACTCAGTTTGCCCATCTTGATATTTCTATTATTGATGAATTACCTCCGGGACGCATGCCCGTACAAACTGTGGTAATCAGCCAGGAAAAGCGCGACCCTGTTATTGAAAGGCTTAAGACAGCCATTGCCAGTGGGGCCCAGGCTTATTGGGTTTGCACTTTAATTGAAGAATCAGAAAAGCTCCAATGTATGGCAGCTACAGTGACTGCTGAAAATTTGCAGGCCCAGTTGCCTTCGGCGCGAGTAGGTCTTGTTCATGGTCGAATGAAAGCCGTGGAAAAAGAGGCCACGATGCATGCTTTTAAACAAGGTGAAATTGATTTGTTAGTGGCGACAACGGTGATTGAAGTGGGCGTTGACGTTCCCAATGCCAGTGTGATGATTATTGAAAATGCCGAGCGATTGGGGCTTTCTCAGTTACACCAACTTCGAGGGCGGGTAGGTCGAGGTAATAATCAATCATTTTGCCTGCTAATTTATCAGCCACCTCTCTCCCAGTCAGGGGGAGAACGCTTGCGAGTGATGAAATCCACTAACGATGGATTTATCATCGCAGAAAAAGACTTACAACTTCGCGGCAGCGGTGAAATCCTGGGAACCCGGCAAACCGGCTATCGGCAATTCAAAATCGCTAATCTGCAACGCGATGCCGGATTGCTCCCACAGGTTGCAGAAGCAGCTCGGCAATTGCTGCAGGAGTCGGTTGATACTGCAGAGCAAATTGCCACACGATGGTTAGGAAATTTCAGGGAGTTTATTCATAGCTAGAGGATAGGCCCCTTCAAAAACTATTTTTATTTCTCGCATATATAATTTAGAAAGCTTTTGCTTTCCTGCGGGAGCTATTAGAATGGGCCTAATATTAAGGGAGTGACCAATAAATGAATCGAACTGTGTCGTTCGCCGCAGGTTTAATTACGGTATGGATAATCGGGTATTTGCTGATAGTCGGCAGAAGTCTCATTATTCCACTGGTTGTCGCTATTTTTATCTGGCACTTATTAAATACAATTTATGTTTTTGTAAAAAAAATACCGGGTGTTGAAGGACGAGTCCCTGACTGGCTAAGCAAGATCCTGGCGTTTCTTGCCGTTGCCTTATTGATTAAAGTATTAGTAGATATTATTGGGAATAATGTCAGCGATGTCATTCAGGCTTCATCGCGTTATCAGGAAAACCTGATGGCTATTTTTAATAAAATAGATGATTATTTTAATATTAAAATCATGGCCAAATTGGATAGTTTCGTAAAAAGCCTGAGCATTCAGGAGATCATGGTTAATATCTATGGTGTATTTAGCTCAGTAACCAGTTCGGCTGTATTAATTATTTTATATGTCGTATTTTTATTCGTAGAGCAGCATTATTTTGAACAAAAATTAAATGCCATGATTAAGGACTCCAATAATCGTCAGCTGGTCAATAATATTTTGGGACATATTGTTAAAGATACTCAGACTTATCTTGGTTTAAAAACCTTAATTAGTCTGGTCACCGCGCTGACCAGCTGGATCATCATGAAAATAGTGGGTTTGGATTTTGCAGAATTCTGGGCCCTGCTTATATTCTTTCTCAATTTCATTCCTAATATAGGTGCAATTATTGCTACTCTGTTTCCTGCTTTGTTAGCACTGATTCAGTTCGATAACTGGCTTCCATTTATTATCGTCTCCTTGGGATTGACCACTATCCAATTTATCATTGGCAATCTCATTGAGCCGCGTTTTTTGAGCAAATCACTCAATTTAAGCCCCCTGGTAATTTTATTTGCCTTGGCATTATGGGGCGCGATGTGGGGAATTCTGGGGATGTTTCTTTCAGTACCTATTACGGTAATGATGATGATTATATTTGCGCATTTTGACAAGACAAGACCGATGGCTATCATGCTGTCGCAGGATGGATATATACAAAAAGCCTACGAAACCATGCCGGAAAAAGCCCGTTTACTTTGAGGTCCTCACCTCATCCCGAGCGCCAGCGAGGGATCTCCGGCACCAGGCACGTATTTAAGGAAGATCCCTCGCTGGCGCTCGGGATGACGTCGGGAGTGGGTTATTATCTCGAAAAATCCATGTTTGACTCTTCATCGGTCTCCATGGGAATGCCAGGAAACAAATCATCCAGCAATGCCTGCATTGGGGCTTGTGAGGAATATGAATCATCCTGTACTTTCTCTGTGGATGGAAACTCATAGATTGTTCCCATACCAGAGAGTTCATCTTTTCGATGTCGTTTACTCAGCGCAGCTAGTTCTTCGTTTGCCTTTCGTTTCTTACTGCCAAAAAATGATTGAGGATTTCGCCCAGGCGAATCGACGGGAATGACGTCTTTAAGCGCAGGTAAATAGTTTGACAGGATTTTAAGTTCCCCGAGTTCAAGACGGTATATTAACTCGTCACACTCCTTTGATGATGGATTGAGGGCTGCCAAGAGGGGTTTGGCGGATTCCAGGAATAGTCCAATATTAAAAAACATACGCCTCTTCATAAAGAAAATGACATCTTCAACAGAGCTGAGCAAATTCGATAAGGCTTCCTGCTGATTATTGCAAAAAGTTTTGAAATTTTCTCGATCGTCGCCAAGAAATCCAAGCATAGTGAAGAAAATAGCTTTGGCAGTCTCCTTTGGCCTTGTTTTAATTAGAAGAGGTGCAATCACGAAGGACTGTTCAATTTTGAGTCTTCCCAGAAATTCAAGACAGGAATCTGTTGTGCTTAAACTGGATGACAATTGGGGAAATACTGTAAAAAACAGTTGGTAACATTGTTGAGAATTTAAATAGCTGCTGAGCAATATAAAATCTTCCAGTGACTTAATTTCCGCCGGGAGAAAATCAAATATTTTATCTATAACCGGCTCGCGTTCATGTAACTCAAGACGGTTCAGTGCCGAGAAAGTTAAATTATTGATGGGCTTGATGGTCAGATTAGGTGCAATAGTATCTATCTGCTCTTTGCTTAAAAAACGTGAAATAGAAATTAAATCCATTAAAAATGTATACTCGTTAGGTATAAATTTCTTTAGCAGTTTAAATGCTTCTTTGCGCCCCTCATCGTCTAAATGAGCAAAAAGGACGGTAATTTTATAAGCACTTTTATCGACCCATCGAGTAATTTTCCTTTTAAACAGGTCAAATATTAACCGGCACTCTTTATTTGAAAGCTCATTAAGGCTTATAAAATTCGATAGATCAGAGAAAGAACTAATCGAATATGTTAATTCCTGTTTAAGGGTGTTGAGAATATGAGAACGCTGCCCCTCATTCAAAAATTGCATGGGACCCCAGATGAAATCATTAGCTCCCCTGAATAAGTCTGAAAGCACAAGCTTGCTATAGACAAAATCATTGACTGTTTCACGCTGAGCAGATGAGAGATGAGTTAATAAGATACCCCAGTTTGCTGCAGAATCTACGAGGGAGCTTAAGTGTGGTAAGATGAATTGACGAAATATCAATTCTCTCTGTTGAATATTGCAATATTTAAGCACATAAGAAAGAGTCGAAATCGTATCCCAGCTAAGTTTTGGTAAGCGCTCTTTAATGCTTAGAAAAAGATTTTCAATTTGTTCTCGTGACTTACGCAAAAAGAGACGCTCTGTCTCGTTAAGCTTTTCTTCATGTTCGGGAGTAATTTCTGCTACCGCACTAAGACAGGCAGGTGAAATTGCTTTATTGATTAGCCGTAATTGCTCAGAGGCAATAGGTTTAATAGCGTGTAGTAAAGACTGGAAAGAGAGAATAGCGTCGGGATCTGCTAAGGGAATCAGCAGGAAAAGGGATCTATGGGGTATTGATCCCTCATACTTTTTATCAAACACAGAATATATTTCTTCAGGAGTTACTTTTTTCTTAAGCTGAAGCTTGAGCTTGTCTATTGGTATGATATCGAGCAATTCATTAAAGTGCTTCTGGGTCAGGATTTTGCATAACTGTAACAAATGTCGGGAGGTTTTGACCCAAACCGGGAAACGCTCTTTATGTACTGAAAACAAATTCGCTGCTTCATCAGAGCTGAGTGAGGCATAGATCTTAATAAAATCATTAAGACTTTTTATATTATCTATTTTCTTTTTTAATCCCTCAGGAAATACAAGTTCCCGATGAGCAGGTAAAAGCGTTCTATAAAGATGGGTCCACTCACCTAAATTCTTCGGCAATCCAGCAAGCTTCTCTCTCATGCTATTGAATAAAGCTTCTTGTTGCGGGGTACCTTCCAAAATATACAATGAATATATTTTACAGAAAGATGCGTTGCTAGTGATCGATTTTGGCAGTTCATCTTGTATTGAATCTAAAATAACAATTTGTTTATCTGAATCAAGTTTGTCCACCAGGTTTGTGAATTTACCTGTCTTTAAAATACAGAGTTTAGTGGAATACTGTTTTATCTGCTCGCAGATACCCTTGCACTTTTCTATGTCCAAAGCACTAAAAAGATGAAGAAGTAAAGGAACTAAACGATCCAGCTTTTTATTATCCCCGTCAAGCAGTGATTGACTTAAGGCGCCTATGAGCGCATTTAATTTAGCAGGGGATGTGGTCAATGCAAAAAGGATTAGTGGCTCAGTATTTTCTGGATTTAGTAATGAATCTGCTGTCTCTTTGTCAGAACAAATGGATCCAATTTCCTCTTCTTTCAGGGATTCAAGAACTTCAAAATCCTGGGGATGAGTAAAACTGGGTTTTAAGGAAAATTTATTCAAGAGATCGAGACTTAATTTAAGCTTGTCGTAGCCATTTAATTCTTTATGTTCATTGAGTTTACTTTTTAAGGCGGCTTTTGCATCTTTAAAAGATTGGACTACTTCAGCAATGAATAATTGTTTCTTCTCATTACTGATGCCGATTTTACTTAATATTGGAGCATGTTGTTTTATCAGTTCTTCTAGCTTATCCCCTAAAATTTTCAGACAGGTATTTGGATCTTCCTGGTTATTTTTTTTAAATGCAAAGGTCCTCAGTCTGGAGAGGTATATAAAAAGTGTCGGGGGAATAGTGACTGGATCGGAGGTTTCACCAGAAATAATTCCCAATTTTGAAAGAACCTCATAAATAACCTGACGTGCCTGTTCTAGTTGATCCACATTCGGTTCGTTCATTTCTACTAAAGGCTTTAGGGGGTTGATATAATTCTGAAATATACTCTTGACTTCGGATGGCAATTTATCAACTGCCTTTATAATTTTAACAATCAGATCCTTGTCGAAAGCTCTAATACCAGGGGCAGTAAACTCACGCACTTTCTGGATAAAATCCCTGACTTTTTCAGGCTCTACACTGTGGTCATCCAGTTGATCATACCAGGACAGAAAATCAAAGATATTTTTATCAAAGAATTGACCTGCGGTTAATTCCTTTCCAATGCCATGGACGCTATTTTCCCGCATTTTCTGGCGTAAGAGATTGAGCTGACCAAGCAAATTGCCATCATTGAATGTCAGTGCGTCGAGCCGTTGTTTGGTTTCATAAATCGTCTGGGATGCAAAGCAGTGCTGAGCCAATCGATAAATTTCATTACTGTTCATTTCGACTGAACTGGGTTCAGTTTTATCATCAATATAGGGATTATATATCCTGGGCGTACCAGCATTTTCGTTAAACACCAACATAGCACGCAATGGCAGCAAGTGGGTACCAGCATCATTTAATATGTGAGTAGAAAGAATATGAATCAGATCCATATCCCATTCTTTTTCCTGGTTAAGGGCTGGTACTAAATAAGGATAGTCATCATACACTGACTCGACGCATTGCAGGCTGGGAATTAAAAATAACAGAGGATTTGCCGGTTCTCCACTTTCTGAATGCGGTTTGCTGGAAGCAACGACTTTGGCCGCTTCGCACCAGATTTTAGTGACTGGATGATGCGGTAATGCAGTATAGCAAAGCATGTTGCCGGTTATGAGATTCCAGTTTTCAATCAGCGCTTGTTCGAGTGCCGCTAATGGATTCTCTGATTGTAAAACGCTGCGAAGCAGTTTGAAGCTGCGAATAGTATAGGCATGTATGGCTTTTTCATGAAGAGTATGCACAGGGCCTGCTGCTTCATAATCGTCAATCAATTGCGGGAAAATGGTCTCAATGCTATTGAAAAATATTTGCTCTTTTTTATCCATTGTGTTCTTTTGTAAATCTTTGTGATTGCCGGGATTGCTGTATAATAATTTAATTATTCACTTTGTGCAATAGTTGAGCATGTTGACTTTTGAAATCAGTCTGCGCATTTGCTTTAAAGGGAGGATGTAATTTGCATTTAGTTAAGATTTCTTTTTCTTTTTATTCACAGCCGTTGATTTTTTCTCAGCCGCTGCTGTAACATTTGGTCTTCCCCCCGGAATTTCGTATCCCGTAACGGGATCGACTGCATATCTGCCGCCCGCTAAATCATCGAGTTGGTCATCTGATATTTTTTTATAATTTTTCCGAGCAGGTTTTTGGGGACTTGACATGATAATTTCACTCAAAAAGATTTCTCTTTTTAAATTAGTATTTGTAGCTGGAAATATCAAATATTTTCCCCTGATTTTCATGGTTTTCAGAAAAACAGGGGAAGGGTTTG from Legionella quinlivanii encodes:
- a CDS encoding aspartate-semialdehyde dehydrogenase — translated: MSRRLNIAVVGATGAVGETLLTVLEERDFPVDNLYPLASERSIGKTVEFNGQTFDVLDLAHFNFNDVDIALFSAGGSVSKQYAPIAAEAGCIVIDNTSCFRYEDDIPLVVPEVNPERIRDYQNRNIIANPNCSTIQMVVALKPLHDAVGISRINVATYQAVSGTGKKAVTELINQVGELLNGRPPKSSVYPQQIAFNVLPHIDEFQDNGYTREEMKMVWETKKIMEDDSILVNPTTVRVPVLYGHSEAIHLELKAPLSVEKARELLKKAPGVVLVDDPAKLKYPTPITHAIGHDEVFVGRIRQDITHPNGLNMWVVADNIRKGAASNAVQIAEILQREYL
- the ankH gene encoding Dot/Icm T4SS effector AnkH/LegA3 — protein: MTIANDIISGRMPDFEFYLRQGESLDDIDEYGFTPLIECAVAKRPEIAAQLLSRGVNVNKPDVTGRTPLHWAVDNNDLNMTRLLLEHRANPNAYTNAGLSILVYPVLRSQDSLKQILYQHGAKLDFALDFILGKLLGHRFELQGDVDIVNADNEFVELDYEGFILEFTVAILKDSLRRFISSYSTRHLRGYFPLLYTIMDGFSAAAELLQLQHQPVFTEQHFAHLNNLLKSPILILPAASRGHALGFVRYKNWWAKIDRGENSLKEGSVNIYRLGRPDAVNLPFLREFLYKKQPRSFFHQTINQLLGLSPVLQMPISSQISGNCSWANIQAIVPVAYALQELEESKHFSVDTALALYDTWVEWDKDRALDDAIHRFYRANSLRQASICSMLAAVLYQSCDYSNPHHLMRAEKILTLLTLPDYYYILRSYLEEYCINRLTRRGNNLLKILDDCGINPNIGVTPIATGLKERK
- the recG gene encoding ATP-dependent DNA helicase RecG translates to MLSQPCEILAGVGPALAGKLQNCGINTIADLIFHLPFRYQDRTRVTAICDLRPDDHAVIMGRVCKTEVKYGKRMMLYCYVEDKTAVIKLRFFHFNKNQVKALQPGQLLRAFGEVKEFSHQLEMIHPEYRLLEDEQDMRVEETLTPIYPGTEGLSQSRLRQLVKLALAASQPVLQELEWMTEQQLKSLNFSSIHESLTLLHQPPPDIALSLLEEGKHPAMQRLAFEELLAQRLSMQFARRHRNHLSAPCFKDKGDLKAQFIANLPYPLTSAQLRVDSEISADLAMEKPMLRLVQGDVGCGKTTVAALASLHAIESGYQAAFMAPTDLLSEQHFLNFQRWFEPLGIQCLRLSGKMKLKERRETLQKLNSHEGHLLIGTHALFQEQVEFAQLGLVIIDEQHRFGVEQRLSLQQKGQIDSLIPHQLLMTATPIPRTLAMTQFAHLDISIIDELPPGRMPVQTVVISQEKRDPVIERLKTAIASGAQAYWVCTLIEESEKLQCMAATVTAENLQAQLPSARVGLVHGRMKAVEKEATMHAFKQGEIDLLVATTVIEVGVDVPNASVMIIENAERLGLSQLHQLRGRVGRGNNQSFCLLIYQPPLSQSGGERLRVMKSTNDGFIIAEKDLQLRGSGEILGTRQTGYRQFKIANLQRDAGLLPQVAEAARQLLQESVDTAEQIATRWLGNFREFIHS
- a CDS encoding AI-2E family transporter, which produces MNRTVSFAAGLITVWIIGYLLIVGRSLIIPLVVAIFIWHLLNTIYVFVKKIPGVEGRVPDWLSKILAFLAVALLIKVLVDIIGNNVSDVIQASSRYQENLMAIFNKIDDYFNIKIMAKLDSFVKSLSIQEIMVNIYGVFSSVTSSAVLIILYVVFLFVEQHYFEQKLNAMIKDSNNRQLVNNILGHIVKDTQTYLGLKTLISLVTALTSWIIMKIVGLDFAEFWALLIFFLNFIPNIGAIIATLFPALLALIQFDNWLPFIIVSLGLTTIQFIIGNLIEPRFLSKSLNLSPLVILFALALWGAMWGILGMFLSVPITVMMMIIFAHFDKTRPMAIMLSQDGYIQKAYETMPEKARLL